Proteins encoded by one window of Calonectris borealis chromosome 32, bCalBor7.hap1.2, whole genome shotgun sequence:
- the BICRA gene encoding BRD4-interacting chromatin-remodeling complex-associated protein isoform X3, whose translation MCRCLAGSCLRSPCGDVWETPRRLLLKHHVDMDDEDGRCLLDVICDPQALNDFLHGSEKLHVQEPSGNHLSTEQSQPATSVDLDFLEDDILGSPSGGGANLQNSDQPCDILQQSLQEANITEQTLEAEAELDLGSFQLPTLQPVVQTASDGTPQIFSGGADLIGLQQPAVLTHQALVQQSVGADVVNKAISVQPFLQQVGLGNVTIQPISNLQGLPNGSPSGTLGIGPIQVVGQQVMAINQSAQQIIAKQVQPSQVATMPVGSYITQTAPEQQQVTLASTGVSPQSAGLVIQKNLPTVATTTLNGNSMFGNVSGTQGSQPLTVTSNLSSPLVQAQNVIIHRTPTPIQPKPAGVLQQKLYQITPKPFGSNNTTLTIQNEATLQQQKAQQNLTFMASKPGQNVVLSGFPQGLPANVFKQPPPQQQALSKPMSVHLLNQGSSIVIPAQHVPQAMLQGQNQFLLPGQLAGASAVQIPQQLSALQANMGGQILTTSHPGGQAHIITSQGPGGQLITNQALPAQILTNQNIASQLNLGQVLTSQNAHGTAHILSAPIQLQPGQVGQPALFQMPVSLAGSLTTQSQPSVAASLGQAGQTVIQGVTLPNQVAMLNATENLGQAVSIQASAAASSQSPGLVQPQPASAASLLPGADQSSILTVQTASQPPAPLQLNVPPPPPPPPPPAQQPVASQPSPSLASSPEKIILGQAAAGAVINQDSMQMFLQQLPAGQQKLPGASPSPSLPHPPLGDSPQLPAAHLPQMQSPHPSRPPSQPQPLSRPPSRPHSRPPSQPQTLSRPPSEPLSRSCTPQAPVPGLYVIQNQLASSPLGGGQHPLRPPSQPQPPFQPPPAQAEAAPPPAQLQVQLPAPAEVQHAHSPHFQLQFPSQSQIKPPTPTHALHLTAEQQRSFPMVPSQFQTLPAIPNPAPQQKQILDRFQQVPQGIILQTKQQPPTSQASPALGQFSSPSSSVLVSGQGQPVTVTTAPAPHAPAALPPSTAGITAPVPAESKTFSSVSTPIPAGKGAAAQGKPLAIQQPVQTKPGVISSVSGLNLGKGPLQIQVVGKGLSQLVPSVPVQSQQLYDSKLGLKKAPTLQPSKEACFLEQLHKHQGAVLHPDYKTSFRSFDDALQRLLPYHVYQGMLPSAQDYRKVDEEFEVVSTQLLKRTQAMLNKYRLLLLEESRRVSPSAEMVMIDRMFIQEEKTMLALDKQLAKEKPDEYVSSSSSRSQSLSSSAALPSVSSAAPAPESLKVPPAPAAPPLHPTKLVIKHSGGSPSVTWAKASPSLDGDEDALPSRSKPPIKTYEARSRIGLKLKIKQEAGLSKVVHNTALDPVHQPPPASRLVKGPEPHAAAAAASAAAAGQMNGTVDHVASAPAEKKPVVTYCRLPLRKTYRENVDAFVAEKPADACPKGSAPKADKLPGALLVKQEEGSRSVITSRKSQDSPSAAAAAEKSRPEESSKLLFFNRSDARSLVLQDSPAPQKTDDSTSGLMKELAEVEDEFYRGMIKPEPPDQGSGSELTWEVPLPPAKRRKSESFEVDNASFSSDSPQDDSLNEHLQSAIDSILNLQQPQAGAQNVRTPSSSYNSSSSPFSSPVHRTDAYLAPNHNGGLGARTLNR comes from the exons TTGACATGGATGATGAAGACGGCCGGTGCCTGCTAGATGTAATTTG CGATCCTCAGGCCTTGAACGATTTTTTACATGGATCCGAAAAG ctgcacGTTCAGGAGCCCTCCGGCAACCACCTGAGCACCGAGCAGAGTCAGCCCGCCACCAGCGTGGACCTTGACTTTCTAGAAGATGACATCCTGGGGTCGCCGTCCGGCGGCGGGGCGAACCTGCAGAACTCGGACCAGCCCTGCGACATCCTCCAGCAGAGCCTGCAAGAGGCGAACATCACCGAGCAGACGCTGGAGGCGGAGGCCGAGCTGGACCTGGGCTCCTTCCAGCTTCCCACCCTGCAGCCGGTGGTGCAGACGGCTTCCGACGGCACCCCGCAGATCTTCTCCGGCGGGGCCGACCTCATCGGGCTGCAGCAACCTGCCGTCCTGACGCACCAAGCCTTGGTGCAGCAGTCGGTGGGAGCGGATGTCGTCAACAAGGCCATCAGCGTTCAGCCTTTCCTCCAGCAAGTCGGCTTGGGGAACGTCACCATCCAACCCATCTCCAACCTCCAGGGTTTGCCCAACGGGAGTCCCAGCGGGACGCTGGGCATCGGGCCGATCCAGGTGGTGGGGCAGCAAGTCATGGCCATCAACCAGTCGGCGCAGCAGATCATCGCCAAGCAGGTTCAGCCCTCCCAAGTGGCCACCATGCCCGTCGGCAGCTACATCACCCAGACGGCACCCGAGCAGCAGCAGGTCACCCTCGCCTCCACGGGGGTCTCTCCGCAAAGCGCCGGTCTCGTCATCCAGAAGAACTTGCCGACGGTGGCTACCACGACGCTGAACGGGAACTCCATGTTCGGGAACGTGTCCGGGACTCAAGGCTCCCAGCCGCTCACCGTCACCTCCAACTTGAGCAGCCCCTTGGTGCAGGCCCAAAACGTCATCATTCACAGGACGCCCACCCCGATTCAACCCAAACCCGCGGGGGTCCTCCAGCAGAAACTCTACCAGATCACCCCCAAACCCTTCGGTTCCAACAACACCACCCTGACCATCCAGAACgaagccaccctgcagcagcagaaggccCAGCAGAACCTGACCTTCATGGCCAGCAAACCCGGGCAGAACGTGGTGCTCTCGGGCTTCCCCCAAGGGCTTCCAGCCAACGTCTTCaagcagccgccgccgcagcagcaAGCCCTCAGCAAGCCCATGAGCGTCCACTTGCTGAACCAGGGCAGCAGCATCGTCATCCCCGCCCAGCACGTCCCGCAGGCCATGCTGCAGGGCCAGAACCAGTTCCTCCTCCCCGGGCAACTGGCGGGCGCCTCCGCCGTCCAGATCCCCCAGCAGCTCTCGGCGCTGCAGGCCAACATGGGAGGGCAGATCTTGACCACCTCCCACCCCGGCGGACAAGCCCATATCATAACTAGCCAAGGGCCGGGCGGACAACTGATAACCAACCAAGCCTTGCCGGCTCAGATCCTCACCAACCAGAACATCGCCAGCCAGCTGAACCTGGGCCAGGTGCTCACCTCCCAGAACGCCCACGGCACCGCTCACATACTCTCGGCACCCATCCAGCTCCAGCCCGGCCAGGTGGGTCAGCCGGCTCTTTTCCAGATGCCCGTTTCGCTGGCGGGCAGCTTGACCACGCAGAGCCAACCCTCCGTAGCCGCCTCGCTGGGTCAGGCGGGGCAGACGGTGATCCAGGGGGTGACGCTGCCCAACCAGGTGGCCATGCTCAACGCCACCGAAAACCTGGGCCAGGCGGTGAGCATCCAagcctccgccgccgccagcagccaAAGCCCCGGCCTGGTCCAACCGCAGCCGGCTTCGGCCGCCAGCCTGCTGCCCGGCGCCGACCAGTCCTCCATCCTCACCGTCCAAACCGCCTCCCAGCCTCCCGCCCCGCTCCAGCTCaacgtcccgccgccgccgccgccgcctccgccgcccgcccAGCAGCCCGTcgcttcccagcccagccccagttTGGCCTCCAGCCCGGAGAAGATCATCCTGGGGCAGGCAGCCGCCGGAGCCGTCATCAACCAGGACTCCATGCAGATGTTCCTACAGCAG TTACCTGCAGGGCAGCAGAAGCTCCCTGGAGCCTCCCCGTCCCCTTCGCTACCTCATCCTCCCCTGGGGGACAGCCCGCAGCTCCCGGCCGCCCACCTCCCCCAAATGcagtccccccacccctcccggcccccctcccagccccagcccctctcccggcCCCCCTCGCGACCCCACTCTCGCCCTCCCTCCCAGCCGCAGACCCTCTCCCGGCCCCCCTCCGAGCCGCTCTCCCGCTCCTGCACCCCCCAGGCGCCCGTGCCCGGCCTCTACGTCATCCAGAACCAGCTGGCCTCGTCCCCCCTCGGCGGGGGGCAGCACCCCCTGCGcccaccctcccagccccagccccccttcCAGCCGCCGCCGGCGCAGGCAgaagccgccccgccgccggcgcagCTCCAGGTCCAGCTCCCGGCGCCGGCAGAGGTCCAGCACGCCCACTCCCCCCATTTCCAGTTGCAGTTTCCATCCCAGAGCCAAATCAAACCTCCCACTCCCACCCACGCTCTCCACCTAACCGCGGAGCAGCAGAGGAGCTTTCCGATGGTCCCGAGCCAATTCCAAACCCTCCCGGCCATTCCCAATCCCGCTCCTCAGCAGAAGCAAATACTGGACAGGTTCCAGCAG GTGCCCCAGGGGATCATCCTGCAGACCAAGCAGCAGCCTCCCACCAGCCAGGCTTCCCCCGCGCTCGGCCAGTTCAGCAGCCCGTCCTCCTCCGTCCTGGTGAGCGGCCAGGGGCAGCCGGTGACGGTGACGACCGCGCCAGCCCCCCACgcgcccgccgccctcccgccttCCACCGCAG GTATTACCGCCCCGGTTCCTGCAGAGAGTAAAACCTTCTCCAGCGTTTCCACGCCGATTCCTGCTGGGaagggggctgcagcccaggggaAGCCTCTTGCCATACAGCAGCCGGTTCAG ACTAAGCCTGGCGTGATCAGTTCTGTCTCAGGCCTGAACCTCGGGAAGGGTCCCTTGCAGATCCAGGTCGTTGGGAAGGGATTATCGCAGCTCGTGCCCTCGGTCCCCGTGCAGAGCCAGCAGCTG TACGACAGCAAGCTCGGTCTGAAGAAAGCCCCGACGCTACAGCCCAGCAAGGAAGCTTG TTTCCTGGAGCAGCTGCACAAACACCAGGGCGCGGTGCTGCATCCCGACTACAAGACGTCGTTCCGCTCCTTCGACGATGCCTTGCAGCGGCTCCTGCCCTACCACGTCTACCAGGGGATGCTGCCCTCCGCCCAGGACTACCGGAAGG TGGACGAGGAGTTTGAAGTGGTGTCTACCCAGCTGCTGAAGCGGACGCAAGCGATGTTGAACAAGTACCGCCTGCTGCTCTTAGAGGAGTCTCGG AGAGTCAGTCCTTCGGCGGAGATGGTGATGATCGACCGCATGTTTATACAGGAAGAAAAGACCATGTTAGCGCTCGACAAGCAGCTGGCAAAGGAGAAACCAG ACGAGtacgtctcctcctcctcctcccgctcgcAGAGCCTCTCCTCCTCGGCGGCCCTGCCCTCCGTCTCCAGCGCGGCGCCGGCCCCCGAGAGCCTGAAGGTGCCCCccgcgccggccgccccccccctccaccccaccaaACTGGTGATCAAGCACAGCGGGGGCTCCCCGTCGGTCACCTGGGCCAAGGCTTCCCCCTCCCTGGACGGGGACGAGGACGCCCTGCCCTCCCGGAGCAAACCCCCCATCAAAACCTACGAGGCGCGCAGTCGCATCGGCCTCAAGTTGAAGATCAAGCAGGAGGCCGGGCTCAGCAAAGTGGTCCACAACACCGCCTTGGACCCCGTCCaccagccgccccccgcctcccgcctcgTCAAAGGACCCGAGccgcacgccgccgccgccgccgcctccgccgccgccgccgggcagaTGAACGGGACCGTCGACCACGTCGCCTCGGCTCCCGCCGAGAAGAAACCCGTCGTGACTTACTGCCGGCTCCCTCTTCGCAAGACCTACCGCGAAAACGTCGACGCTTTCGTGGCCGAGAAGCCCGCCGACGCCTGCCCCAAGGGGAGCGCCCCGAAAGCCGACAAACTCCCCGGCGCCCTCCTCGTCAAGCAGGAGGAGGGTTCCCGGAGCGTCATCACCTCCCGCAAGAGCCAGGACAGCCcctcggcggcggccgccgcggagAAGAGCCGGCCGGAGGAGAGCTCCAAGCTCCTCTTCTTCAACAGGAGCGACGCCCGTTCCCTCGTCCTGCAGGACAGCCCGGCCCCACAGAAGACCGACGACTCCACCAGTGGCCTTATGAAGGAGCTTGCGGAAGTCGAGGACGAATTTTACCGCGGGATGATAAAACCCGAGCCCCCCGACCAAGGTTCGGGTTCAGAACTCACCTGGGAGGTGCCGCTGCCCCCGGCCAAGCGTCGGAAGTCGGAGTCCTTCGAGGTGGACAACGCCAGCTTCTCCAGCGACAGCCCCCAGGACGATTCCCTCAACGAGCACCTACAGAGCGCCATCGACAGCATCCTCAACCTGCAGCAACCTCAGGCGGGGGCTCAGAACGTCCGGACGCCTTCCTCCTCCTAcaactcctcttcctcccccttctcctcccccgtcCACCGTACGGACGCCTACCTTGCCCCTAATCACAACGGTGGCCTTGGAGCAAGGACGTTGAACAGATAA
- the BICRA gene encoding BRD4-interacting chromatin-remodeling complex-associated protein isoform X2 has product MCRCLAGSCLRSPCGDVWETPRRLLLKHHVDMDDEDGRCLLDVICDPQALNDFLHGSEKIDSDDLLDNTGDAASAFFEGAGLHVQEPSGNHLSTEQSQPATSVDLDFLEDDILGSPSGGGANLQNSDQPCDILQQSLQEANITEQTLEAEAELDLGSFQLPTLQPVVQTASDGTPQIFSGGADLIGLQQPAVLTHQALVQQSVGADVVNKAISVQPFLQQVGLGNVTIQPISNLQGLPNGSPSGTLGIGPIQVVGQQVMAINQSAQQIIAKQVQPSQVATMPVGSYITQTAPEQQQVTLASTGVSPQSAGLVIQKNLPTVATTTLNGNSMFGNVSGTQGSQPLTVTSNLSSPLVQAQNVIIHRTPTPIQPKPAGVLQQKLYQITPKPFGSNNTTLTIQNEATLQQQKAQQNLTFMASKPGQNVVLSGFPQGLPANVFKQPPPQQQALSKPMSVHLLNQGSSIVIPAQHVPQAMLQGQNQFLLPGQLAGASAVQIPQQLSALQANMGGQILTTSHPGGQAHIITSQGPGGQLITNQALPAQILTNQNIASQLNLGQVLTSQNAHGTAHILSAPIQLQPGQVGQPALFQMPVSLAGSLTTQSQPSVAASLGQAGQTVIQGVTLPNQVAMLNATENLGQAVSIQASAAASSQSPGLVQPQPASAASLLPGADQSSILTVQTASQPPAPLQLNVPPPPPPPPPPAQQPVASQPSPSLASSPEKIILGQAAAGAVINQDSMQMFLQQLPAGQQKLPGASPSPSLPHPPLGDSPQLPAAHLPQMQSPHPSRPPSQPQPLSRPPSRPHSRPPSQPQTLSRPPSEPLSRSCTPQAPVPGLYVIQNQLASSPLGGGQHPLRPPSQPQPPFQPPPAQAEAAPPPAQLQVQLPAPAEVQHAHSPHFQLQFPSQSQIKPPTPTHALHLTAEQQRSFPMVPSQFQTLPAIPNPAPQQKQILDRFQQVPQGIILQTKQQPPTSQASPALGQFSSPSSSVLVSGQGQPVTVTTAPAPHAPAALPPSTAGITAPVPAESKTFSSVSTPIPAGKGAAAQGKPLAIQQPVQTKPGVISSVSGLNLGKGPLQIQVVGKGLSQLVPSVPVQSQQLYDSKLGLKKAPTLQPSKEACFLEQLHKHQGAVLHPDYKTSFRSFDDALQRLLPYHVYQGMLPSAQDYRKVDEEFEVVSTQLLKRTQAMLNKYRLLLLEESRRVSPSAEMVMIDRMFIQEEKTMLALDKQLAKEKPDEYVSSSSSRSQSLSSSAALPSVSSAAPAPESLKVPPAPAAPPLHPTKLVIKHSGGSPSVTWAKASPSLDGDEDALPSRSKPPIKTYEARSRIGLKLKIKQEAGLSKVVHNTALDPVHQPPPASRLVKGPEPHAAAAAASAAAAGQMNGTVDHVASAPAEKKPVVTYCRLPLRKTYRENVDAFVAEKPADACPKGSAPKADKLPGALLVKQEEGSRSVITSRKSQDSPSAAAAAEKSRPEESSKLLFFNRSDARSLVLQDSPAPQKTDDSTSGLMKELAEVEDEFYRGMIKPEPPDQGSGSELTWEVPLPPAKRRKSESFEVDNASFSSDSPQDDSLNEHLQSAIDSILNLQQPQAGAQNVRTPSSSYNSSSSPFSSPVHRTDAYLAPNHNGGLGARTLNR; this is encoded by the exons TTGACATGGATGATGAAGACGGCCGGTGCCTGCTAGATGTAATTTG CGATCCTCAGGCCTTGAACGATTTTTTACATGGATCCGAAAAG ATTGACAGTGATGATCTCCTGGACAACACAGGAGATGCAGCCAGTGCCTTTTTTGAAGGTGCTGgg ctgcacGTTCAGGAGCCCTCCGGCAACCACCTGAGCACCGAGCAGAGTCAGCCCGCCACCAGCGTGGACCTTGACTTTCTAGAAGATGACATCCTGGGGTCGCCGTCCGGCGGCGGGGCGAACCTGCAGAACTCGGACCAGCCCTGCGACATCCTCCAGCAGAGCCTGCAAGAGGCGAACATCACCGAGCAGACGCTGGAGGCGGAGGCCGAGCTGGACCTGGGCTCCTTCCAGCTTCCCACCCTGCAGCCGGTGGTGCAGACGGCTTCCGACGGCACCCCGCAGATCTTCTCCGGCGGGGCCGACCTCATCGGGCTGCAGCAACCTGCCGTCCTGACGCACCAAGCCTTGGTGCAGCAGTCGGTGGGAGCGGATGTCGTCAACAAGGCCATCAGCGTTCAGCCTTTCCTCCAGCAAGTCGGCTTGGGGAACGTCACCATCCAACCCATCTCCAACCTCCAGGGTTTGCCCAACGGGAGTCCCAGCGGGACGCTGGGCATCGGGCCGATCCAGGTGGTGGGGCAGCAAGTCATGGCCATCAACCAGTCGGCGCAGCAGATCATCGCCAAGCAGGTTCAGCCCTCCCAAGTGGCCACCATGCCCGTCGGCAGCTACATCACCCAGACGGCACCCGAGCAGCAGCAGGTCACCCTCGCCTCCACGGGGGTCTCTCCGCAAAGCGCCGGTCTCGTCATCCAGAAGAACTTGCCGACGGTGGCTACCACGACGCTGAACGGGAACTCCATGTTCGGGAACGTGTCCGGGACTCAAGGCTCCCAGCCGCTCACCGTCACCTCCAACTTGAGCAGCCCCTTGGTGCAGGCCCAAAACGTCATCATTCACAGGACGCCCACCCCGATTCAACCCAAACCCGCGGGGGTCCTCCAGCAGAAACTCTACCAGATCACCCCCAAACCCTTCGGTTCCAACAACACCACCCTGACCATCCAGAACgaagccaccctgcagcagcagaaggccCAGCAGAACCTGACCTTCATGGCCAGCAAACCCGGGCAGAACGTGGTGCTCTCGGGCTTCCCCCAAGGGCTTCCAGCCAACGTCTTCaagcagccgccgccgcagcagcaAGCCCTCAGCAAGCCCATGAGCGTCCACTTGCTGAACCAGGGCAGCAGCATCGTCATCCCCGCCCAGCACGTCCCGCAGGCCATGCTGCAGGGCCAGAACCAGTTCCTCCTCCCCGGGCAACTGGCGGGCGCCTCCGCCGTCCAGATCCCCCAGCAGCTCTCGGCGCTGCAGGCCAACATGGGAGGGCAGATCTTGACCACCTCCCACCCCGGCGGACAAGCCCATATCATAACTAGCCAAGGGCCGGGCGGACAACTGATAACCAACCAAGCCTTGCCGGCTCAGATCCTCACCAACCAGAACATCGCCAGCCAGCTGAACCTGGGCCAGGTGCTCACCTCCCAGAACGCCCACGGCACCGCTCACATACTCTCGGCACCCATCCAGCTCCAGCCCGGCCAGGTGGGTCAGCCGGCTCTTTTCCAGATGCCCGTTTCGCTGGCGGGCAGCTTGACCACGCAGAGCCAACCCTCCGTAGCCGCCTCGCTGGGTCAGGCGGGGCAGACGGTGATCCAGGGGGTGACGCTGCCCAACCAGGTGGCCATGCTCAACGCCACCGAAAACCTGGGCCAGGCGGTGAGCATCCAagcctccgccgccgccagcagccaAAGCCCCGGCCTGGTCCAACCGCAGCCGGCTTCGGCCGCCAGCCTGCTGCCCGGCGCCGACCAGTCCTCCATCCTCACCGTCCAAACCGCCTCCCAGCCTCCCGCCCCGCTCCAGCTCaacgtcccgccgccgccgccgccgcctccgccgcccgcccAGCAGCCCGTcgcttcccagcccagccccagttTGGCCTCCAGCCCGGAGAAGATCATCCTGGGGCAGGCAGCCGCCGGAGCCGTCATCAACCAGGACTCCATGCAGATGTTCCTACAGCAG TTACCTGCAGGGCAGCAGAAGCTCCCTGGAGCCTCCCCGTCCCCTTCGCTACCTCATCCTCCCCTGGGGGACAGCCCGCAGCTCCCGGCCGCCCACCTCCCCCAAATGcagtccccccacccctcccggcccccctcccagccccagcccctctcccggcCCCCCTCGCGACCCCACTCTCGCCCTCCCTCCCAGCCGCAGACCCTCTCCCGGCCCCCCTCCGAGCCGCTCTCCCGCTCCTGCACCCCCCAGGCGCCCGTGCCCGGCCTCTACGTCATCCAGAACCAGCTGGCCTCGTCCCCCCTCGGCGGGGGGCAGCACCCCCTGCGcccaccctcccagccccagccccccttcCAGCCGCCGCCGGCGCAGGCAgaagccgccccgccgccggcgcagCTCCAGGTCCAGCTCCCGGCGCCGGCAGAGGTCCAGCACGCCCACTCCCCCCATTTCCAGTTGCAGTTTCCATCCCAGAGCCAAATCAAACCTCCCACTCCCACCCACGCTCTCCACCTAACCGCGGAGCAGCAGAGGAGCTTTCCGATGGTCCCGAGCCAATTCCAAACCCTCCCGGCCATTCCCAATCCCGCTCCTCAGCAGAAGCAAATACTGGACAGGTTCCAGCAG GTGCCCCAGGGGATCATCCTGCAGACCAAGCAGCAGCCTCCCACCAGCCAGGCTTCCCCCGCGCTCGGCCAGTTCAGCAGCCCGTCCTCCTCCGTCCTGGTGAGCGGCCAGGGGCAGCCGGTGACGGTGACGACCGCGCCAGCCCCCCACgcgcccgccgccctcccgccttCCACCGCAG GTATTACCGCCCCGGTTCCTGCAGAGAGTAAAACCTTCTCCAGCGTTTCCACGCCGATTCCTGCTGGGaagggggctgcagcccaggggaAGCCTCTTGCCATACAGCAGCCGGTTCAG ACTAAGCCTGGCGTGATCAGTTCTGTCTCAGGCCTGAACCTCGGGAAGGGTCCCTTGCAGATCCAGGTCGTTGGGAAGGGATTATCGCAGCTCGTGCCCTCGGTCCCCGTGCAGAGCCAGCAGCTG TACGACAGCAAGCTCGGTCTGAAGAAAGCCCCGACGCTACAGCCCAGCAAGGAAGCTTG TTTCCTGGAGCAGCTGCACAAACACCAGGGCGCGGTGCTGCATCCCGACTACAAGACGTCGTTCCGCTCCTTCGACGATGCCTTGCAGCGGCTCCTGCCCTACCACGTCTACCAGGGGATGCTGCCCTCCGCCCAGGACTACCGGAAGG TGGACGAGGAGTTTGAAGTGGTGTCTACCCAGCTGCTGAAGCGGACGCAAGCGATGTTGAACAAGTACCGCCTGCTGCTCTTAGAGGAGTCTCGG AGAGTCAGTCCTTCGGCGGAGATGGTGATGATCGACCGCATGTTTATACAGGAAGAAAAGACCATGTTAGCGCTCGACAAGCAGCTGGCAAAGGAGAAACCAG ACGAGtacgtctcctcctcctcctcccgctcgcAGAGCCTCTCCTCCTCGGCGGCCCTGCCCTCCGTCTCCAGCGCGGCGCCGGCCCCCGAGAGCCTGAAGGTGCCCCccgcgccggccgccccccccctccaccccaccaaACTGGTGATCAAGCACAGCGGGGGCTCCCCGTCGGTCACCTGGGCCAAGGCTTCCCCCTCCCTGGACGGGGACGAGGACGCCCTGCCCTCCCGGAGCAAACCCCCCATCAAAACCTACGAGGCGCGCAGTCGCATCGGCCTCAAGTTGAAGATCAAGCAGGAGGCCGGGCTCAGCAAAGTGGTCCACAACACCGCCTTGGACCCCGTCCaccagccgccccccgcctcccgcctcgTCAAAGGACCCGAGccgcacgccgccgccgccgccgcctccgccgccgccgccgggcagaTGAACGGGACCGTCGACCACGTCGCCTCGGCTCCCGCCGAGAAGAAACCCGTCGTGACTTACTGCCGGCTCCCTCTTCGCAAGACCTACCGCGAAAACGTCGACGCTTTCGTGGCCGAGAAGCCCGCCGACGCCTGCCCCAAGGGGAGCGCCCCGAAAGCCGACAAACTCCCCGGCGCCCTCCTCGTCAAGCAGGAGGAGGGTTCCCGGAGCGTCATCACCTCCCGCAAGAGCCAGGACAGCCcctcggcggcggccgccgcggagAAGAGCCGGCCGGAGGAGAGCTCCAAGCTCCTCTTCTTCAACAGGAGCGACGCCCGTTCCCTCGTCCTGCAGGACAGCCCGGCCCCACAGAAGACCGACGACTCCACCAGTGGCCTTATGAAGGAGCTTGCGGAAGTCGAGGACGAATTTTACCGCGGGATGATAAAACCCGAGCCCCCCGACCAAGGTTCGGGTTCAGAACTCACCTGGGAGGTGCCGCTGCCCCCGGCCAAGCGTCGGAAGTCGGAGTCCTTCGAGGTGGACAACGCCAGCTTCTCCAGCGACAGCCCCCAGGACGATTCCCTCAACGAGCACCTACAGAGCGCCATCGACAGCATCCTCAACCTGCAGCAACCTCAGGCGGGGGCTCAGAACGTCCGGACGCCTTCCTCCTCCTAcaactcctcttcctcccccttctcctcccccgtcCACCGTACGGACGCCTACCTTGCCCCTAATCACAACGGTGGCCTTGGAGCAAGGACGTTGAACAGATAA